GTCATCTCACAAAGGCTAGTTAAGACGCTTTTTGGCACAAGACGCCCAGCAGTCGAGATCATGAGAAAAAATACCCGCATAAAAGAGCTCATATCTGAAGAGAAATTTGATGAGATCGATCTTGCCATAGCTGAGTCAAAAAATACTTATGGCATGCAAACTTTTGATCAGCACCTGCTTGAACTTTATGAAAATAAGATAATTAGTGCCGAAGTGGCGCTTGATAATGCTAGCAATAGGGGCGATTTGCAGCTTAAGATAAAAAGCTCAAATGTAGCAGGCTTTAGCTTTGAAAATGGTGTAAATTTTGGCAAACCTCAAAGCAAACAAGATCAACCTGAAGTGATCGCACTTAAAGAAATTTAGTAAGCTTTATGTGAAATTTATAAAGCATTAGATAAAATCAGCACCTATTTTTTATGAAAGGAAAACGATGTTAGAAGGAATCGTTAGAGAGAGTATCGGTAAGAAGTCTGCGAAGGCTTTGAGAAGAGATGGTTATCTAATCGCCAACATTTATGGCAAGGGATTAGAGAATGTTGCAGCTGCTTTTAAAGTCAATGACTTTATAAAAGAGGCACGCAAAAAAGAGAGCCTTGCTTTTGATGTAAAAGTAGGCGGAAAAGTTTATAATGTCGTTATTGTTGATTACCAAAGAGATGTTGTTACAAGCGATCTTAAACACGTAGATCTAAAAGTAGCACTTCCAGGCGTTTTATCAAAATATATGATCCCAGTTAAGCCAGTTGGAACACCTATTGGTCTTAAAAACAAGGGTGTTTTGATCCAGTCAAAAAGACGTCTTTGCGTAAAATGCACGGCTGAAAATTTACCAAATTCATTTGACATTGATGTAAGCAAACTTGACATTGATGATACGATTTTGGTTCGTGATATCACAGCTCCTAAAGGCGTTACTATCATTGACGCTGACCGTGTTGCGGTACTTGGAGTTATTAAAGCTAAATAAAAAGGGCTTTTGTGACACTAATAGCGGGGCTGGGAAATCCTGGCTCCAAATACGAAAACACTAGACACAACATAGGCTTTATGCTTATAGATCTCCTAAAAGACTCAAATTTCAAAGATGTTAGCTCAGCCAAATTTCAAGGCGAAGTTTTTAAATTTAACGATATTATCTTGCTAAAACCAACGACCTTTATGAACCTCTCAGGTCAAAGTGTAAAGGCAGTAAAAGACTTTTATAAACCAGATAGGATAATCGTCATCCACGACGATCTTGACCTTAGTTTTGGCGCTGTTAAATTTAAAAAAGGCGGCAGTAGTGGCGGACATAACGGCATAAAATCGATTGATAATCTAATAGGCAACGACTACGAAAGAGTGCGCGTTGGTATCGGACATGATGGCGATGCTAAAAATTTCGTCCTTGGCGAGTTTAGCGACGAGGAGAAAAAGGCTTTAGATGAAATTTTAGCCTATACAAAAAATGCGGTTTGCGAGCTACTAAAGAGCGACATCAACGAAATTTCACAAAAATTTACGGTAAAAAAAGGTCTTATCAAATGAAACTATACGCCAGATACGTTGGCTGGGTCTATATAAAATCTTTTCTTATCGTATTTTTAGCGCTTGAGCTATTTTATGTTGGCATTGATCTGCTTACAAATTTAAAAGATCTGCCGCCATCTGCTAACCTTCAGCTACTCTATGTTGGCCTTACTGCACTAAGTGCCATTAGCTATGTTTTGCCACTTTCACTCATTTTTGCGCTAATAATTTTGCATGTAAATATGGTCAGATCAAACGAGCTAATCAGCTTTTATGCTCTTGGCATCAGTAAAAACAAGCTCATTTTACCACCATTTCTCATCGCATTTTTTGTGACGATTTCTTACGTTGGGCTAAATTTTACGCCATTTGCTTATGCACATGACTATCAAAAGAGTATCGCAAAAAACACCGCTTTTTCAAAAAGCACAAACGACTCATTTTTGAAATTTGAAGGCAAATTTATCTATATAAAAGAGCTAAACTCAGCCAAGCAAAGAGCAAATGATGTGAGAATTTTTGACATTAATGGCACTGACTTGCTCTCGACAACCTTTGCCGACCACGCTAAATTTAAAGACAATGAGTGGGTTTTAGAAGATGTAAATCAGACCTTTTTGCCTCAAAGCTTAGAGCTTGGCGAAAGTGGCTTTAGCAAGGTAAAAAGCGAAAATTTAGATGCATTAAGAGGCTTTAAGCCAAAGAGCATTGAAAGTGCTGCAAGCGTTGAAAACTCGAAATTTAACATACCTGATGCGATAAATTTTATAAAGA
Above is a window of Campylobacter concisus DNA encoding:
- a CDS encoding 50S ribosomal protein L25/general stress protein Ctc, with translation MLEGIVRESIGKKSAKALRRDGYLIANIYGKGLENVAAAFKVNDFIKEARKKESLAFDVKVGGKVYNVVIVDYQRDVVTSDLKHVDLKVALPGVLSKYMIPVKPVGTPIGLKNKGVLIQSKRRLCVKCTAENLPNSFDIDVSKLDIDDTILVRDITAPKGVTIIDADRVAVLGVIKAK
- the pth gene encoding aminoacyl-tRNA hydrolase, which encodes MTLIAGLGNPGSKYENTRHNIGFMLIDLLKDSNFKDVSSAKFQGEVFKFNDIILLKPTTFMNLSGQSVKAVKDFYKPDRIIVIHDDLDLSFGAVKFKKGGSSGGHNGIKSIDNLIGNDYERVRVGIGHDGDAKNFVLGEFSDEEKKALDEILAYTKNAVCELLKSDINEISQKFTVKKGLIK
- a CDS encoding LptF/LptG family permease, which codes for MKLYARYVGWVYIKSFLIVFLALELFYVGIDLLTNLKDLPPSANLQLLYVGLTALSAISYVLPLSLIFALIILHVNMVRSNELISFYALGISKNKLILPPFLIAFFVTISYVGLNFTPFAYAHDYQKSIAKNTAFSKSTNDSFLKFEGKFIYIKELNSAKQRANDVRIFDINGTDLLSTTFADHAKFKDNEWVLEDVNQTFLPQSLELGESGFSKVKSENLDALRGFKPKSIESAASVENSKFNIPDAINFIKTFKNEGIGLDSARTAFYNLAITPFFAPFLLLIFYYHLPVTGRFFNLALSTFIFVVITLVVWGLLFILTKFAQTSVILPEIGMVLPVILLFAYAIYLIKSHR